From a single Anaerolineales bacterium genomic region:
- a CDS encoding RAMP superfamily CRISPR-associated protein encodes MTPTKIRITVKSAATFGRGDGVAGFVDREIEHDANGFPFLRGKTLKGLLSESAENVVFALEKQSNLHDWRAAKDELFGKPGRGNEERGSFHISDAILSAGLRSALQKELDAGTMTKEDILYGLTGIRRQTAMNEYGAPENATLRSMRVLLPGVVLEAELNMGSPTEQQISLLVAAALDLRRAGTGRNRGRGAVLVELDDANTTQRYFEKFAKFVEEVEA; translated from the coding sequence ATGACACCCACAAAGATCCGCATCACAGTCAAAAGCGCTGCCACATTTGGCAGAGGCGATGGTGTTGCCGGTTTTGTAGATCGTGAAATTGAGCATGACGCTAACGGCTTTCCCTTTTTGCGAGGAAAAACCCTGAAAGGGTTGCTTTCCGAATCGGCCGAGAACGTTGTCTTTGCCCTGGAGAAGCAATCAAATTTGCACGATTGGCGCGCAGCTAAGGATGAACTGTTTGGGAAACCGGGGCGCGGCAATGAAGAGCGCGGCTCCTTTCATATCAGTGATGCGATCCTGTCTGCCGGTTTACGTTCAGCCCTACAGAAGGAACTGGATGCTGGAACCATGACAAAGGAAGACATTCTCTATGGGTTGACCGGCATCCGCCGTCAGACCGCCATGAACGAATACGGCGCTCCTGAAAACGCCACATTGCGCTCCATGCGGGTCCTGCTGCCGGGTGTTGTCCTGGAAGCCGAACTGAATATGGGGAGTCCCACGGAGCAGCAGATCAGCCTGCTCGTCGCCGCCGCCTTGGACCTGCGCCGCGCTGGTACGGGACGCAACCGTGGAAGAGGTGCCGTCCTGGTTGAACTGGATGATGCAAATACGACGCAACGATATTTCGAAAAATTTGCAAAATTTGTTGAGGAGGTGGAGGCGTGA